The genomic window AGCACAATCCTTCCCCCAGTAAAAATAGCAGACTTCTGAAAAGTAAAGCAAAAGAGTAAAGCAAACGAGTTACATATGTACCCAAGTAAACTACTTTTTTTCTCGTACATGTTTATCCTAGAATTCAAGTAACCTTTATTGTGAGTAGTCTCCACATGTGCTTGATAAGGGTTAAATGATTTTCAATACCCAACATACAAAGTAATTTCTTAGAAATTCTGGTATAAGTGACTAGCACTCTTGAGAACATTGAGTTATATTTAAAACAAGGAACACTTGTATTGTTCTAAGTTGGGAATTGGCAATTTCACATGATTCAATCTCTTGTAGGACTTTCAGTCTGTTTTCTAGTTGGAAAATACttgatttttatataacttttaagGGCCATTGTGAGGCCCTTAAAAGTGAGGTGTGTCCTGCTTTTAGAATTTAACCTTTAGTTCGTTTATCATTGAGTATATAAACAATTATTACTCTCAACTTATATAGTTAATAATTCACTTGATTAAATGTAAGTGGTTATCTATTTACATTGATGAGCAAAAATCCCTTAAGAGGGACCATGTAGTCTATATTATGAGTGaacagaaatattaataaaaattgagATGAATACCACACAgtatgtattttgtttgtttgggggccacatctggttgtacACAGGGTCTgcgcccaggggtcactcctggcaaaactcagaggaccatatgtgtgtggggagattgaacccagattgtctgcgtgcaaggcaaacgtcctacgtACATTGTATGTGCATATACTGACATatatactatctgtccagccccataTCGCCCTACTTTTTATATGCACTAAGAAAAAAACTCATTCATTTGTAATATTCACTTTATTACAGTGGCCTTGACCTACAGTATCATGTGTGTAAGCCATGCCTGTTTAGCAATTTTTCTCTTTAGGTTTGATAAGATAGTTTCATTTGAAATAACTCCAGaactgttctttttaaattttagaaagttttatccaatatttttgtttcttttaagtcACATTGTTATTTATTCTGGAGTGAATTtgtgatttttaagaaattagcTTAGCGTTTCTAATGTTAAATTTATGTGATAAGAATTTATGTAATTACTAatttaatgtctttttatttctgataatGATGATTTGTTCCTTTTACCTTGTTAGGTTGTTAACTTGAAACTTTGCTGGTATGAAAAtgaaatgctggggctggagcgatagcacagcgggtggggcatttgccttgcacgcggccgacccgagttcgaatcccagcatcccatatggtcccctgagcaccgccaggggtaattcctgagtgcagagccaggagtaacccctgtgcatcgccaggtgtgacccaaaaaaccaaaaaaaaaaaaaaagaaaaaaaaaaaaaaaagaaaatgaaatgctatGTATCTCCCTGAATGTGAGGAAATCCTCAAATTGCGTGCGTCCactgattttaatattgttcattttctttttttaagttttttattttataaagaagtatATAGACCCCAGTCCCTCCCTCAAAGctgaaccgaaataatatattttgtattgtttgttatgaaaaaccgctgaaaatgctccaaaaaagtttccttagaggaaagagtgtgaagattgttgtatttcacccagaggccattaagtccttctataagagatcactaacatgttgttaaaggttgagtcttgtgtggatatatatacatatatatgtaaaattccctctaagattggttgccttttactttgaaccccatcagatgtggtgtggtactcttggaatatgggtggtgtgtggtatgaagcATCATTTGCGGCTATGTGGTCTAGAAATAGGTTCACTCaagtgtggagagtggcagtGAGTATGGTGGGGTTaagttctgaaggttttctgcTACCAGGGCTGGATctcttggagcagggaggggtaTCACCCTGTGGGGCACCCGGAATGAAATAGCCTGGCTCGGGGTtgggcagcatggttatggtgtcATGTTTAAAATTCTTCTGTTGAAatcaatgtatttttgttttttcagtgacTACTCTAGAGAATCCAGATTATCTACTTTGATTTTTCAGTTGAGCCTGTCATTTCTTAAGGCTCATTAAGCTTGGTGAtctgtgcaactttcccatcagattttctGTGATTCTATTGGGCTGACAGTACTATGTAATTTGGAAGTATGCAGCAGCTGCATGGTCCAGGAGCCATAGATCTAGAACAATTTGGTGGCTTAGCAGTTTTGATGAGGTTCAATTGTAGAGTTGGGCTCTTTCTCTGTTGGAGAGTGTCAGGGGTGACAcaggctgctgtgccttcaggcagaaagaggAATTGCTTTCCCCTCTTCTTAGAcaaccccagagttctcagcctcaCCAGTCTATCTGGGAAGATTTGGTGGAAACCCACAGATAGTTATTAACTTCATACATTTACATAGATAATATACTTTGATTTAtacttctatattttatttttgtcatttggtcaatatatatatatatatatatatatatatatatatatttaaaaagagtaGCATTTTTTATTCTCCCAGTACAAAATCCAGTCTGGCATCAGGCAATACATTCAGCTCTCTAGTCTCTATGATTTTgataacttattttttgttttataattttgacATTTTAGAGGAATGttgccccctaccccccaaccaCCTTTATTTCGGTGTACTGAACTTAACCACTGAGCTGTATTCAAATTCCCCAGCACAACTagtagtaagacctgagcacctctgggtgtggtccctccttcactccaaaagcaaacagacaaaaaaatcagCATATATGTTTACTGCTTAAGATTCACATGcatccaagaaattaaaaatacacttGTAGTAAATTAAATATTGTGATGTGTTTATATGTGATACCGAAAAATTAGTCCTGAGAGTTAGATAGTGCTTGAGTACTACTTATGGCCATGGGTAGGCTACTTGTATAAATTTGTAATGTGAAATGGAAATAATAGTTTGCAGTTATATCCTAAAGTGCTTCTAGAGGTCGCAGGTATGTAGTATGACCAGATTTGTTCAATGCTTCTTCTGTTCCAGTCTCTCACCCTGAGTTATATAAGTTCAGTGGACTGAACTATTTAAATGATATCTTTTTTATACTGACAAATGGGACTGCAGTATAATAGTGCCTACATAATAATTAGAATAATTAATATAACCACCTGTATTATAGATTGTATTTTTATAGCATGAATTTACTCTGATGTACTGGATTAATTAAATAGGACCACGATTTTAATTAGCATACTTACGGTGTTATAATACAGTCAGATAACAAGGAGGGGAACTAGTGGTGTGAGAGAAGGAAGGGCAGTTGAACCAGTACTGCTATTCAGTTTTGGTCCTTATAGTAgtttatagcaaaaaaaaaaaaaaaggattatccTAATGATAGTGTCATTTGTCTAATGACAGTAGGTATGATCAGTTATAGGATTTGTAAATGACTTTTAGGTTAAAATGAGCTTTCTCTGCTCTTAAAGAATTatttctgggctagagagatagcacagggattaaggttcTTACCTGGTGTGCAGCTGACCCATATTTGATTCCCCATGTCACATATAGTCccagaacaccactaggagtgattccttgagattcctgagcatagccagctgtCTGTGGTTCAAACTCCTTCAgtctcccccactgcccccaccccccaaaaaaaacaccagaaaagaaaaaagaactgttCCTGTTGTACCCTGTAATCCTGTTTAACCACTCCATTTTCCTAGGAAAAAGACTGTTTTGTTGTGAGTGGGGGGTTGGGCAACACCCAGAATGCTGAgatttgctcctggttctgtgctcacttcaaactcagggaaccatatggggtgctggaggatcaaatctgggttggccacatctcTACAGCTCTGTTttgagggtttattttttttgttccacacccaccagtgcttaggactcacttttgctctgcactcagggatcacttctggtggtgttctggggaccttATGTAGTGTCAGGGGTCAAATCAAATATGAATCTACCATGTGtacagcaagcaccttatctactatactgtttctccagccctagtTCTGAATTTTTGCTTGTACTGCCTACAAGATACCCGTGTTTGTTGGTTGATGTGTTATAGGAAACTTTATtataggacttactcctggctttgcactcagagattattcctggtaaGGCTtcgggaaccttatggggtgccagggatcaaactcaggtcagctgtgttccagaaaaaatgccttacctactgtattatctctccagccttcctgacagacaccgtcactgtcactgtcatcccattgctcatcgatttgttcaagcaggcaccagtaacggctgcattgtaagacttgttactgttttttggcatattgaatatgccacgggtagcttgccaggctctgccgtgtgggcactaACAGACACCAGATGTTGAAAAACTATGGTTTGGTTCATAAGCTTTATTCAAGCTACTCTTGATTGTTATGTGTCATGTGATATTTCATTTCGTAGatccatgttttaaaatttagtttggtGGGAATTAAAAGTTCATCTTATAGGTAGAAATAATCTTTTCTCGTttttctggcctttttttttttaagattcttcaGTGCATATagacattttaaattaagaaagcaTTCTAAGCCTTTGTCATGCCTTGAAAAACtggtttatctttttctttttctcccactggttttaaaattatttctctaaatttGGCAGTGTTTGAGTCTTACACGATAATATTGAGGCTGGAACAATTTGgctttgctctattttttttcttttgttcttaacATACTACTAGAGACCAGAAAAAGCCTTTGAGAATCTTTCCCCCGTAAGATTGAGAAATCAATCTTCAatagaagttttttctttttcatagttAGGGGTAAAAAAATTACTGATAACTATTGGTTTCTTGACGTTGCACCACTTAGAGGGCTTGCAGCTTCTGTTCATATGTAtaggaaaaactgaaaacatttgaAACTTCAACCAGCTTTcttcttacatatttttttctttttttgttttggtgatagACCCAGAGCTTCACATATAGGAGGCTTGTACTCTTATCACTGAATCAACATCCCTAGGCtgcatagatttaaaaaataaaaagaatattgaagTTAATATAGTCCTAACTAAAAGAAAAGcctaagtttttattttgattacGTCTTACATCCTAGAAAAATAACCGTCTTGGAGGAATCCAAAGACCTAAGTATGTTCATCTAAGTCTGCAAAACTTAGTGATCTTAAACTTAACCTTCACCTAATCATTTCCCAGGGTTTTATGagaattaatgaaaaaaacacactggaaaattgtttttataaaatataaagagtgGTTATTTCATGTTACTGATACTAAttgtgggttttgtgtgtgtgtgtgtgttttgggtcacagacgaagctcagaggttactcactcctggctctgcactcagggattacttctggtggtgctcgggagaacatctgggatgccagggattgaacctgggctggctgtgtgcaaggcaaacaccctccctgctatactattgctttggcctcactaattgcatttttaaaaattctgaattgtCCCATAAATCATGCTGTTTCCCCTTtaatttcctttatcttttttttttttcatttgttagaAAGATCGACTAgaaggatttttttatttgtttttgttttgggagcacagctgggtttgctcaaggattactcctggatctgtgcttaggaattactcttggcagtgctccaggaattggacctgggtcgactgcatgcaaggcaaactccccacccactgcacttTCACTTCTGCCTAACAAGTTTTGAAATTGTTTATTAGGTTTGACTTCATTAAAACTTCACCTGAGTTCCTAACTGGGTAGTTTGAAATGTACTGATTCATGGCCTTGTAAATAAGCCTCAGTCATGCAGAACTTGGTACCACTTAcctgtatagcactgtcactaTAGCGCTGtcattcattgttcatcgatttgctcaagcgggcaccagaaacgtctccattgtgagacttgttactgtttttggcatattgaatacaccacgggtagcttgccaggctctgccgtgagggcagatactctcagtagcttgctgagctctctgagggggacagaagaatcgaacccaggtcagccgagtgcaaggcaaacgccctacctgctgtgctattgctccagaccatttACCTGTATATTGTTACTTTAATTCTAATCATCATTATAGTTTGGGTAAGAGTGAGTATAAGCTGAAGCCCTATTTTTCTCTCCCACTAGTTACATCTCTCTGAATGTATattacttcaaataaaaaatatccgACTggggaactttaaaaaaaaaaatactgtgggccacagagatagtacagggactaatgtacctgccttgtaggcagctgGCCCTATTCAAACAACACCTAGAACGACCCCTGTTGGTAgtctccctaaaaaaaaaaaaaaaaaaaaaagtcgaaaAAGCTACAGGTAAAAATGTTGGCACAGGAAACTCTTCTTATAGGACATCATTATTTACCTTTTGTCCCTTAAGGATGTCTGTTATGCAGTATCTTTGTTTCATCCTCAAAGGAACTGACTTACGTAGctaggaagaaattaaaatattttagtggttactaaatatatatatatatatatatatatttttttttttttttgctttttgggtcacacctggcgatgcacaggggttactcctggctctgcactcaggaatcacccctggccgtgctcaggggaccatatgggatgctgggatttgaacccgggttggccgagtgcaaggcaaacgccctacccgctgtgctatctctccagccccggttactaaatatttttaagtactaatttttttttttttagtatttttatttatttatttattttaaaactttttattaaatcaccatgtggaaagttacaaagttctcaggtttatatgtcagttatacaatattcaaacacccatcccttcaccagtgcccaccaccagaaaccccagtataccccccgccccaccccctaccccctactgtataactaatgaatttcacttcattttttctttaccttgattacattccataattcagcacaaaactcactatagttgttggagtttccaaccaagagagacagacctactacatttgataattagtttttcattgctggaaatgaagagatatgtagccccactgttacaagtacataactctctctctctctctctctcttttttttttcctttttccttttcccttttttttttctttttccccctcatcccccttcccgcgcctcatagtatggtgtacgccacgccgcgtcggccagcgtggggcttttgcttagttcacagtccagagaggtggctgctacattaaaaaccttcagtatttcaacaaaaacttactgttattatttggagtttcccccctaagtcagacctgttcaaaaggaaccgtctcacattgctgacaattacaaATGTTAAGTctcgcggacgctgccgcgtctgcgtggttttggatttctgtataaagtccagggaaaattctgccagaaattacatagcccagctcacagtcccagtgcattgctgtaagaagtctctgaattcaaagtctttaggcgcagagggtccgattggcgctcagcggctccggatttatctgggccgagggcgtgccggttacgcccccttaaGTACTAAATTTTTAAGTACTAAAATCTTTCAGTACTTAAAGTTAGTGATTAATATTTCCTAATGGTAAGTCATATCATTTGGTATCTGTACTGAATTCTTAATTCTTggttagtttttatttataattcccTTTGGGTAAATAGAAtgtttataatagaaaatattttgttggggcgggagcaatagtattgtgggtaggtcacttaccttgcacacagctgatctgatttgatccccagtgtacCTTAAGGTCCTCTGAACCCACCaaaagtgaatcctgagcacagagtcaggagtaaatattcagcaccaccagatgtggtcaggaaaaaaaaaggttttgtagGAGGGAAATGTGACTCAgaagagtgatttttaaattaaaacctcATTTCTTTATTGAGCCTTTAAAGtcaaaactattttataataattttatttaccttttgcCCTCTTTCCAGATGTTACATAATATATACTATGTAATGGTGTTACTTTTTTGACAGCTGATGGAATGTGtacttttatattgttttcaaattttctgaGTTTTAGGGGCCATTAAACAGTGGATAAGGGTACATACCTATGTATATAGGATACATACAGTACttcagtgggtttgccttgcatgtgcctgacctcggtacaatccttggcatcccatatggtccccagaagtgAGAACCACCAcatgtgagcactgccaggagtaattaccaggtgcaaagccaagagtaacccctgagcattgctggtgtagccccaaaacgaAACAATTTCTGAGTTTTAATATATGGCATAGAATAGTAGATGCAGTtcacttttctcctttttctgtacttgggccacaactggtggagctgagggtttactcctggctctgtgctcagggattactcataggggactatatgggatgacagggatggaactggggtgggtctcatgcaaggcaaacgccctgcctgctgtactatttttctggtcccaCGGTTCACATTTTTAGAGTAATTATCGTTAAGTGTTTAAGGGAGTCTTCAGGCAAAAATGTGTGTGGAGCACTTCTGTGATATAGTTAAATAGAATCTCAGActtctttttcatttactttgtaCTGTACGGGAGGTTGGTTTTTGGGGATCATAATGTATTTTTCTACTCTCAAGTAACAAAGTGTGTTTTAGTACTGGATGCTACAAGAAGTGTAGTTGTTACTAGTTGTTCAGTTGTTACTTGGTTAAATTCTTTTCTAATGAATCTTTTCCAAAATGTAAATGAGTTATAAAGATGGACTTGGCACGGTAGGTTTATTCCGGTaactttattctgtttttctaattctattctatttattCTGTTTATCCTATCTAAAATTGTGGCAAATGAATTGACTtgcttatctttttgttttttctgtgttttgtttcagTTGGCCGTATAATGTTTCAACTCTTCTCAGACATATGTCCAAAAACATGCAAAAACTTCCTTTGCCTATGCTCAGGTAAATGAATTTTTTCTTGTGAGAAGTCATGACATAGTCTTAATAACTTTCTTATTAATAAAGTAGGTATTCATTTCCTTAGAAGGAAACAGCCCCTaaggggctggggatgtagctgagtggtagagcatttgccttgcatgtttaaATCCCTGTATTCTGTTTTAATCAcagtagaaacaaaaaaaaaaaaaacagtaacactgagATGAgtttagcaaataaaatattgctttcagCACTCATGGTGGGATTAGTGCTAgaacatagtatgtctaaaacccaactataaatagctttgtaaatcctGGGACTGTggctacatttttcttttaagtttcaaGTACGAAGAACAAGtaaaaaattttagatttatatttagatacatacatacatatataatctttGCAACAACTCTGCATAGTTTTATTGGAATGATGATAATCATTTTCTAATCGTCTCTGATAGCACTTACAGTCTATACAACACAGTTTAACATTTATATGATGCTTTTTATTTGGGGTTATAtaagtgtgtgtaggggtgtgtatGTAGGAACTTGATACAGAATTAATTGGATAGTAATTTTCATAAAAGGATATGTTTCTAGCCAaactttgttttttccccctcaggAGAGAAAGGCCTTGGGAAAACAACTGGGAAGAAGTTATGTTATAAAGGCTCTACATTCCATCGTGTGGTTAAAAACTTTATGATCCAGGGTGGGGACTTCAGTGAAGGTAGAGCTAACAGTTGTTATATTCGTATAACTCAGTTATTGGGTTTTAGTGTCTAATTGTAATTGACAATCTTACAATTAATTGTAGTATTCaattgtaaatattatttcccttttAGTATAATATAAGAATAATTGCTGGTTAAAAGATCGTTGTCgaacacatattttaaaagcacttaattttttttgtcttatttattttgtttttgggccacaccaaggctcagggcttattcctagctctgtgctcagggatctctcctggtggtgcataaGGGAACTATGTGTGGttttgggaattgaaccgggatcagctgtgtgcaaggcaggtgtcttatcCTTGTGCTGTCTCTATGGCccttttatattgttttcataCAGCTCTCATACTACAGTTGCTTGGTGAATTTCCTTACAATGAATACCAAaacactgattatttttattcttacagAATTTTGTTGTTTGCTTACTGTTTGAATCAAATGTTACAAGAGATCATTTTGAAGATAGTATTTTTTTATGGTAGGTTTTACTAAAAATGAAGATaaggccggagaaatagtacaggagctaagtcgttgcatgcaggtgaccccgGTCAATCCTCCAGCACAGCTGGGGTAGGTAtagtaatccccagcactgcagggcctaagcagcaccacatcctcagaccctgtTGGCCAAGAGTTATATGGAAGAGGCCTGTGGCCCTCCTTTGCATGACTTAGGAagtctccctcttcttctccacCTCCCAAATAAAGTGAGCTTAGattcttaaaatgttaattatcTGCAAACATTACAAGCTGTCAAGTTCCTTTAGCAAATAAATCATAAACATAATTTATATGTTAATTTTGAGTTTAATGTAGCTCATTATTTGCAGGTAATGGAAAAGGTGGAGAATCAATTTATGGTGGATATTTTAAAGGTAAGGTTTAATCTTTTGTGGTCTTTCATTTCAGTTCTGATATTAAAGCAAGAATGGTCATATACTTTTAATGAGAAGAGGTTACTTATAGTTCACTTTTGCATGAAACTAATGCTGCATGAAAATACTTTATTTGCATGAACTTGGGGATAAACTATATTGTAATGTATAACTTAATTTACAAGATTAATTAAGGCTAACTTTATGGTTAAACATGACTTTCAGCATGGAGGTTAGGCAACTATATACATGAAAACTCCTATCTTCCTGCCTAAAACTGTCAACATATTCTTTTGTTTATAGAGAATGTGGTCTTTTGCAAAATGAAAAGGTAAGAGAACAAAGCTCAGTAACACAAACTCCAATTCTGTTCCCTTGCACCCTTTCTAATAAATTTTTAGACAGTCTGGGTCAGGTTGTGGCTGGATTTCTATGTTGCTTGAAGACTTGGAAAATTCTGTATACTACTTCATACGTATTtctgaatctttttcttttctcaatggGTTATTAGTTCCATGTTAGAGAAAAGaatgtgttgtgtttttttttccttaaagcaaTTTCATTGAATAAAAGTtggtatttcttcctttctcaaaggtttgtatgttttcttttgcatAATAGAATTACATGATTGTTTTTTATTCCTACATTAGTAGTATTTGCATAAATCTTAACTATTACACTTGCCCCAAAAAGCCTTAGAAAAGTCAGTTGCAGAGATTTATAATGGGATCCGATATTACTAGGTTTTAATGCCTTGATAGCTTCAGTGTTATAAtagtcttttatatttcttttggggAAAATGGATTACTACTGTTTTTCAGAAGCCTGTTCCCAAggtaatcatttaaaaattttttttatatgtttctgtttgttctaaagaaaaatttgtttGTATCTTGTTAAAAGGAAACTTAAATTGATTTTCAAGATAATTCTTTTGgaatgaaaattatttctaagtGAGTTTTATGGCAGTTTTTGTTTTGAAGTAGTAAGCAGCAACTTTTTTGCTGTTAACAATTTGAAATTAATGCTGAGTTTACTTTATATGATTGTTTCTGGTGGCAGATACTTATgtaacttaaaattatattttgccattggaatttttgtttttacagGACTTCTTTCTTAGATAATTTTGTTATCAGACTGATGAGAAAGTCtacttcaattaaatttttttgctcTCAGAGTCTAGCATCAATTTAATTGAGTAATTTGCCACATAAAAATTAGGCACCGGGATTATTAAACTTCTTCCATGTATTCATTTCATTAGGGAAGATAATTGGAGATATTTGAGAAAATGAGTTTTGCTATAGGGACTTTACTAAAATTTCTGTTTTCCCTGAAAGTTAAGAAGTTTACCAGTTAGCCAAAATATGTTGCTTCTAAAAGTGACTGTTCTAAGGCTGTTTGTATAAAGGattaaaatatatgttctttTCCTCAAGGCTTTAAGTAGTATTTTGGTCTTTTTATGCTTTTGTTACTtgattagttaaaaatatttattctaaacaTTCAGTCAAGTATCAGTACTGACCAGAAGAGGAATTTCatcttttactttctgtttattaCTATGAACATTACACTTTCAGAATAACTTATAATTGGAGACTGACGAGTTTGTGTTTTCTTCAAACAGATGAAAACTTTATTCTCAAACATGACAGAGCGTTCCTTTTGTCAATGGCAAATCGAGGGAAACATACCAATGGTTCCCAGTTTTTCATGTGAGTAGGCATAATTC from Sorex araneus isolate mSorAra2 chromosome 4, mSorAra2.pri, whole genome shotgun sequence includes these protein-coding regions:
- the NKTR gene encoding NK-tumor recognition protein isoform X5, whose translation is MGAQDRPQCHFDIEINREPVGRIMFQLFSDICPKTCKNFLCLCSGEKGLGKTTGKKLCYKGSTFHRVVKNFMIQGGDFSEGNGKGGESIYGGYFKDENFILKHDRAFLLSMANRGKHTNGSQFFIKSVTPCAPKYHETCSALGWGACCLWTSYFWF
- the NKTR gene encoding NK-tumor recognition protein isoform X6; translation: MGAQDRPQCHFDIEINREPVGRIMFQLFSDICPKTCKNFLCLCSGEKGLGKTTGKKLCYKGSTFHRVVKNFMIQGGDFSEGNGKGGESIYGGYFKDENFILKHDRAFLLSMANRGKHTNGSQFFIKSVTPCAPKDFLLALHSAVTPGRLK
- the NKTR gene encoding NK-tumor recognition protein isoform X4, which encodes MGAQDRPQCHFDIEINREPVGRIMFQLFSDICPKTCKNFLCLCSGEKGLGKTTGKKLCYKGSTFHRVVKNFMIQGGDFSEGNGKGGESIYGGYFKDENFILKHDRAFLLSMANRGKHTNGSQFFIKSVTPCAPKSLLAGSSNQVGCRGLIQVNCVQGKRSTHCAVALAPECCSHHLLQRFAISCFSQRSK